TTTGTGGGTCTCAGCACTGTTTCTACGGAGTTATCGCGACACTGCTCATCGCGCCCCCTTTGTTCCGCATTCGTTAGATGAATTGCACGTACTCCTCGATGCGTATTTACTGGAAAAAGCGGTCTACGAACTGAGTTATGAACTCAACAATCGACCCGAGTGGGTCCGTATTCCGTTAGCTGGTATTCTGCAATTGTTGGGAGAAGCAATCTAACTGTTTCATAAGGACATGCATGTCGCACACGACAACTTCTATACTGCTTGGCGATCAAGATCTGCACTATTTCAATGAAGGGAGCCATGTTCGTTTATACGAACGGCTTGGGGCACACCTTGTGACGATAGACGGTGTTGCCGGAACCTCGTTTGCCGTCTGGGCCCCGAATGCCGAACGTGTGAGTGTGATCGGCGAGTTCAATGGCTGGCAGAAAGAAAGTCACCCATTACACTCACGTGGCCAGTCCGGCATCTGGGAGCGGTTTTTTCCTGACCTGCGCCAAGGAGCAACCTACAAGTACCACATCGCTTCTGGTGTTCAGAGCTATCACGTCGATAAGATGGACCCATTTGCGTTTTTCAATGAAGTGCCACCGAAAACTGCATCGATTGTCTGGGATCTAACGTATCTGTGGGAAGATCAGACCTGGATGATGCAGCGACAGCACCGCAATGCCCTTACCGCGCCCATGTCGATTTATGAGGTGCATCTTGGCTCATGGAGACGAGTTCCTGAAGAAGGCAATCGCTCCCTTACGTATCGTGAATTAGCCGACACCTTACCGTCATATGTGCAACGTATGGGCTTTACCCACGTTGAGTTTCTCCCGGTGATGGAACATCCCTTCTATGGTTCATGGGGATACGAAGTCAGTGGATATTTTGCCCCCACGAGTCGTTACGGCACGCCCCAGGATTTTATGTATCTGGTCGATACGCTGCACCAGCATGGGATTGGCGTGATTCTCGATTGGGTGCCGGCGCACTTCCCGCACGATGAGCATGCGCTGGGATATTTCGATGGAACTCACTTGTATGAGCATGACGACCCTCGTCAACGGATCCATCCCGACTGGGACAGCTTCATCTTCAACTATGGTCGGCATGAAGTACGAAGTTTTCTCATCAGTAATGCCATGTTCTGGCTCGACAAGTATCACGTCGATGGACTCCGCATCGATGCTGTCGCATCGATGTTGTACCTCGACTACTCGCGTAAAGAGGGCGAGTGGGTACCCAACCAATACGGTGGCAAAGAGAATATCGATGCGATTGAGTTTTTGCGACGCTTCAATACTGAAGTGTATCGACACTATCCTGACGTACAAACGACGGCTGAGGAGTCGACCTCATGGGCGATGGTGTCTCGTCCGACCCATGTTGGCGGGCTCGGCTTCGGCCTGAAATGGGATATGGGGTGGATGCACGACACCCTGGCGTACTTTTCCCAGGATCCCATCTATCGCAAGTATCATCACAATGAGTTAACTTTTCGCCAATTGTATGTGGGTTCAGAGAATTTCGTTCTGCCCTTGTCTCATGATGAGGTCGTCCATGGCAAAGGTTCGCTGATGACCAAAATGCCGGGCGATATGTGGCAGAAGTTCGCCAATATGCGCCTGCTGTTTGGCTATATGTACGGACAGGCAGGGAAGAAATTGCTC
This region of Deltaproteobacteria bacterium genomic DNA includes:
- the glgB gene encoding 1,4-alpha-glucan branching protein GlgB, which encodes MSHTTTSILLGDQDLHYFNEGSHVRLYERLGAHLVTIDGVAGTSFAVWAPNAERVSVIGEFNGWQKESHPLHSRGQSGIWERFFPDLRQGATYKYHIASGVQSYHVDKMDPFAFFNEVPPKTASIVWDLTYLWEDQTWMMQRQHRNALTAPMSIYEVHLGSWRRVPEEGNRSLTYRELADTLPSYVQRMGFTHVEFLPVMEHPFYGSWGYEVSGYFAPTSRYGTPQDFMYLVDTLHQHGIGVILDWVPAHFPHDEHALGYFDGTHLYEHDDPRQRIHPDWDSFIFNYGRHEVRSFLISNAMFWLDKYHVDGLRIDAVASMLYLDYSRKEGEWVPNQYGGKENIDAIEFLRRFNTEVYRHYPDVQTTAEESTSWAMVSRPTHVGGLGFGLKWDMGWMHDTLAYFSQDPIYRKYHHNELTFRQLYVGSENFVLPLSHDEVVHGKGSLMTKMPGDMWQKFANMRLLFGYMYGQAGKKLLFMGGELGQWNEWYHEVSLDWHLLDLPFHSGLQRWVADLNNCYRLHPALYERDCEPGGFEWVDCHDSDSSVLSFLRWGNTPQEVVLIVCNFTPVVRSHYRLGVPYDGFWQELLNSDAEIYGGSDQGNLGGLETVPTASHGHPYSLSLTLPPLAVVFFRYQRKS